A genome region from Flavobacterium sp. CFS9 includes the following:
- the ftsA gene encoding cell division protein FtsA, translating to MEKDNIAVGLDIGTTKIVAMIGKKNEYGKLEILGIGKSKSLGVARGVVNNITQTIQSIQQAILEAENNSGYKIKDVVVGIAGQHIRSIQHTDYISRNNPEEVIGEKDIQLLIDQVNKLAMLPGEEIIHVLPQEFKIDGQSEIKEPIGMYGGRLESSFHVVVGQASSIRNVGRCIQSSGIELSGLTLEPLASADAVLSQEEKEAGVALIDIGGGTTDLAIFKDGIIRHTAVIPFGGNVITDDIKEGCSIIEKQAELLKIKFGSAWPGENKDNEIVSIPGLRGREPKEISLKNLSKIIHARVVEIVEQVFAEIKAYGHEDPRKKLIAGIVLTGGGAQLKHIKQLVEYITGMDTRIGYPNEHLAGNSSEEISSPLFATAVGLVMNSIENSTQSAVRMEIVNDQPKVVYRNVPPPVQQQIQQPVQQRYEVEENYVERVETIEETREVRNSVSKEESTETKIRRSFFDRYVDKIKDFLDNAE from the coding sequence ATGGAAAAAGATAACATTGCAGTAGGTCTAGATATTGGAACAACCAAAATAGTTGCCATGATAGGCAAGAAAAATGAGTATGGTAAACTGGAAATTTTGGGTATTGGTAAATCCAAAAGTTTGGGAGTGGCGAGAGGAGTTGTAAACAACATCACGCAAACGATTCAATCCATCCAGCAAGCAATACTTGAAGCCGAAAATAATTCAGGTTATAAAATTAAAGATGTGGTGGTAGGGATTGCCGGACAGCACATCAGAAGTATACAGCATACCGATTACATCAGCCGTAATAATCCGGAAGAAGTAATTGGCGAGAAAGACATCCAGCTTTTAATCGATCAGGTAAATAAACTGGCGATGTTACCGGGGGAGGAAATTATTCACGTTTTGCCACAAGAGTTTAAAATCGACGGGCAGTCTGAGATTAAAGAGCCAATCGGAATGTATGGCGGAAGGTTGGAATCCAGTTTTCACGTTGTAGTGGGGCAGGCTTCTTCCATCAGAAATGTGGGAAGATGTATCCAGAGTTCAGGAATTGAATTGTCAGGATTAACTTTAGAGCCTTTAGCTTCTGCTGATGCGGTTTTAAGTCAGGAAGAAAAAGAAGCCGGAGTAGCGCTGATTGATATTGGTGGTGGAACAACAGATTTGGCTATTTTTAAAGATGGTATTATCCGTCACACAGCGGTAATTCCTTTTGGTGGAAATGTAATTACAGATGATATCAAAGAAGGCTGTTCGATTATCGAAAAACAAGCAGAGCTTTTAAAAATAAAATTCGGATCAGCCTGGCCGGGAGAGAATAAAGACAACGAAATTGTTTCGATTCCGGGATTAAGAGGAAGAGAGCCAAAAGAAATTTCGCTTAAAAACTTATCTAAAATTATTCATGCCCGTGTGGTGGAGATTGTAGAGCAGGTTTTTGCAGAAATCAAGGCTTACGGACATGAGGATCCGCGTAAAAAATTGATTGCCGGTATTGTGCTTACAGGCGGAGGCGCTCAACTAAAACACATCAAGCAGTTAGTAGAGTACATTACTGGTATGGATACCAGAATTGGATATCCAAACGAACACCTGGCAGGAAATTCCAGCGAAGAAATCTCCAGTCCGTTATTTGCAACCGCAGTTGGTTTAGTAATGAACAGTATCGAAAATAGTACGCAAAGTGCTGTTAGAATGGAGATTGTAAACGATCAGCCAAAAGTGGTTTACAGAAACGTACCGCCGCCGGTACAACAACAGATACAACAACCGGTACAACAGCGATACGAAGTTGAAGAAAACTACGTTGAAAGAGTAGAAACTATCGAAGAAACCAGAGAAGTTAGAAACAGCGTCTCTAAAGAAGAATCTACAGAAACAAAAATCAGAAGATCATTTTTTGACCGATATGTCGATAAAATCAAAGATTTTTTAGACAACGCAGAATAA
- a CDS encoding DUF3667 domain-containing protein translates to MNCKNCNNELSLNFCSNCGQPSKIKRIDSHYIIHEIEHVLHFERGILYTVKELVTKPGQCVKEFITENRARLVKPIIFIIITSLIYSIINHFFHIEEEYAKEYPITGTTTISIFKWMQSHYGYANIIQGSFIAVWLRLFFRKYAYNFFEILILLCFVMGIGMLISAFFLLVQGLTHFDLLLIANILGIAYCSWAIGQFFDKTKPSNYLKAFISYMLGILTSGIFLVLIGTLIDLLIKH, encoded by the coding sequence ATGAATTGTAAAAACTGTAATAATGAACTAAGTCTGAACTTTTGTTCCAACTGCGGACAACCTTCAAAAATTAAACGTATTGACAGTCATTATATCATTCACGAGATCGAACATGTCTTGCATTTTGAGAGAGGCATTCTTTATACCGTAAAAGAATTAGTAACCAAGCCTGGGCAGTGTGTAAAAGAATTCATTACAGAAAACAGAGCCCGGCTTGTTAAACCCATCATTTTTATAATTATCACCTCTTTGATTTATTCAATTATAAATCACTTTTTTCATATTGAGGAAGAGTATGCAAAAGAGTACCCCATTACCGGAACAACGACAATTTCTATCTTTAAATGGATGCAAAGCCACTATGGCTATGCCAATATAATACAAGGATCGTTTATCGCTGTCTGGTTACGATTATTTTTTAGAAAATATGCCTATAATTTCTTTGAAATTCTAATCCTGCTTTGCTTTGTAATGGGAATTGGCATGCTTATTTCTGCCTTTTTTCTATTGGTTCAGGGTTTGACTCACTTTGACTTACTTTTAATTGCAAATATTCTGGGCATCGCTTATTGCAGCTGGGCCATTGGGCAATTTTTTGATAAAACTAAACCCTCTAATTATTTAAAAGCATTTATATCCTATATGCTTGGAATATTAACTTCCGGAATATTTTTGGTTTTAATAGGAACACTAATTGACTTACTTATAAAACATTAA
- a CDS encoding TMEM143 family protein → MTREHYIPFNKEFLLEQQLIAFAEDSKKTDDFRKLFDIIEHYFHYEAFNLNRNLKQNYALFDPDLSLKERENFIGKSDFNVFKETLLTVLEQGNYRRIDQETLDKAFEDSDLIGLKLSIDFNAFKDFELYVRGHHKAKEKIRKYFFWKKEIEIEYYDRVLIYLHYSEADYIKEKKVKLGKMPIEPGSVALKIFKRVPKNDLETIFPNAIPRMSTKDKLFFWVPGIGGGISLLSTTVIPALIGMYAAYQSGETIDLLNSKASLNQGLIALGILSLYLFRQYSNFVNKKIKYSKILSDSLYFKNLGNNSGAFYSLLNSSEEEVLKETILAYTFLYKNEYAVSAEELDTQIESWFTTALNTNLDFDVQDALLKLKTMRLAVESNGKWNIVPLNQALITIDNLWDNVFDYNQKEEAPEFN, encoded by the coding sequence ATGACACGAGAACATTATATTCCCTTCAATAAGGAATTTCTACTGGAACAACAACTAATCGCCTTTGCCGAAGATTCAAAGAAAACTGATGATTTCAGGAAATTGTTTGATATTATCGAACACTATTTCCATTACGAAGCTTTTAATCTTAATCGAAATCTGAAGCAAAACTACGCCTTGTTTGATCCAGATTTAAGTCTGAAAGAACGCGAAAATTTTATAGGCAAAAGTGATTTCAACGTTTTCAAAGAAACATTACTTACGGTATTAGAACAGGGGAATTATCGTCGGATAGATCAGGAAACACTGGACAAAGCTTTTGAAGATTCGGACTTAATCGGTTTGAAGCTTTCCATTGATTTCAACGCCTTTAAAGACTTCGAATTATACGTTCGGGGGCATCATAAGGCAAAAGAAAAGATTCGAAAATATTTTTTCTGGAAGAAAGAAATCGAAATTGAATATTATGATCGTGTCCTGATTTATCTTCATTACAGCGAAGCCGATTATATTAAAGAAAAAAAAGTAAAACTGGGGAAAATGCCTATCGAACCGGGTTCAGTTGCTTTAAAGATCTTTAAACGTGTTCCAAAAAATGATCTTGAAACTATATTCCCAAATGCCATTCCGAGAATGTCTACCAAAGATAAGCTGTTCTTTTGGGTTCCGGGAATCGGAGGCGGAATTTCACTTTTAAGTACAACCGTAATTCCTGCTTTGATTGGTATGTATGCTGCATATCAATCGGGAGAAACTATCGATTTATTAAACAGTAAAGCTTCTTTAAATCAAGGCTTAATTGCATTGGGCATTTTATCCCTTTATTTATTCCGCCAATACAGCAACTTTGTCAATAAAAAAATTAAATACTCTAAAATCCTTTCGGACAGCCTTTACTTTAAAAATCTAGGAAACAATAGTGGAGCTTTCTACTCACTGCTAAATTCCTCTGAAGAAGAAGTACTGAAAGAAACGATACTGGCTTATACTTTTTTATACAAAAACGAATATGCCGTCTCAGCCGAGGAACTCGATACTCAGATTGAATCCTGGTTTACAACAGCACTAAATACAAATCTGGATTTTGATGTACAGGATGCCTTACTGAAATTAAAAACTATGAGGTTAGCTGTTGAATCCAATGGTAAATGGAATATCGTACCGCTAAATCAGGCATTGATAACCATTGACAACTTATGGGATAATGTTTTTGACTACAATCAAAAAGAAGAAGCTCCTGAATTTAATTGA
- a CDS encoding GatB/YqeY domain-containing protein encodes MSLQTLIMDEIKTAMKAKDTVALEALRAVKSELLLASTASGSKEDLTEDEEIKLLQRLVKTRKESARIFTEQNRPDLAEPELAQVAVIEKFLPAQLSEEEVEAVIAKIIAETGASGIASMGKVMGLASAQLGGTAEGKTISTIVKKLLS; translated from the coding sequence ATGAGTTTACAAACACTAATCATGGACGAAATTAAAACCGCCATGAAAGCAAAAGATACAGTAGCTTTAGAAGCATTAAGAGCAGTTAAATCTGAATTATTATTGGCTTCAACAGCTTCAGGATCTAAAGAAGATTTAACAGAAGACGAAGAAATTAAATTGCTTCAGAGATTGGTGAAAACCCGTAAAGAAAGCGCCAGAATTTTTACTGAGCAAAACCGTCCTGATTTAGCAGAGCCTGAATTGGCTCAGGTTGCTGTAATTGAGAAGTTTTTACCGGCTCAGTTAAGCGAAGAAGAAGTAGAAGCTGTAATAGCAAAAATCATTGCTGAAACCGGAGCTTCAGGAATTGCTTCAATGGGTAAAGTAATGGGATTGGCTTCTGCACAATTAGGCGGAACAGCTGAAGGAAAAACCATTTCTACTATTGTAAAAAAATTACTTTCGTAG
- a CDS encoding phosphotransferase: protein MTDKFPTINSTLSPNDLGKLIRQKYEVSKNTECSIFRIAMNHLYIVHDDEIKYVFRVYTCNWRTKLEIEEELRLLLHLKGTDRQVAYPIADKFSEYIQEIEAPEGKRFGVLFSYAKGAKTAKFSHQTSFLIGQALAKVHLSTENFKLNRISYNTNNLLVIPILRIKKFFNKNINEIEFLEKLSAFLMLKIGSIEKQKTRYGSVHLDVWFDNLHIDDEKEITFFDFDFCGNGYLCFDISYFLFQLLATNLNEEEYQIKAESFLKGYETVTEITAEEKKFLPFACLAIMTYYISIQCDRFEYWTNIFLNEDHLKRMVGNLKRWITYNKIEIDSDC from the coding sequence ATGACAGATAAATTTCCAACAATAAATAGCACATTATCACCGAATGATCTTGGAAAACTTATTCGACAAAAATATGAAGTGAGCAAGAACACTGAATGTAGCATATTTCGAATTGCAATGAACCATTTATACATTGTTCACGATGACGAAATAAAATACGTTTTTAGAGTATACACATGTAATTGGCGTACAAAATTAGAAATTGAAGAAGAGTTGAGACTTTTACTTCACTTAAAGGGAACCGACCGACAAGTTGCTTATCCAATTGCAGATAAATTCAGCGAATACATTCAAGAAATTGAAGCACCTGAAGGAAAAAGATTTGGTGTTTTATTTTCATATGCCAAAGGAGCAAAGACAGCTAAGTTTTCACATCAAACAAGTTTTCTAATTGGACAAGCATTAGCAAAAGTTCATCTATCTACAGAAAATTTCAAACTAAATAGAATATCTTACAATACTAACAACTTGCTTGTGATACCTATTCTTAGAATAAAAAAGTTCTTTAATAAAAACATTAATGAAATTGAATTTTTAGAAAAACTATCTGCATTTTTAATGCTAAAAATCGGTAGTATTGAGAAACAAAAAACGAGATATGGAAGTGTTCATCTTGACGTTTGGTTTGACAATTTGCACATTGACGATGAAAAAGAAATAACATTTTTTGACTTTGACTTTTGTGGCAACGGTTATCTATGTTTCGACATTTCTTATTTTCTTTTTCAGCTACTTGCAACTAATTTGAACGAAGAAGAATACCAGATAAAAGCAGAAAGCTTTTTAAAGGGTTACGAAACTGTAACAGAAATTACCGCCGAAGAAAAAAAGTTTTTGCCTTTTGCTTGTTTAGCAATTATGACATACTACATTAGTATTCAATGTGACAGATTTGAATATTGGACAAATATATTCTTGAATGAAGACCATTTGAAAAGAATGGTTGGAAATCTGAAACGATGGATTACTTATAACAAAATTGAAATAGATAGCGATTGTTAA
- a CDS encoding cell division protein FtsQ/DivIB, with protein MKLFNWTNIRLILILALVIFLYSFAQHRNGDRKLKKSMVVFVGENTLFVKPETVNKLLIENKRDASSIRKDELDLNKIEKTLNEQDMIEKSDVFVSIDGVLKAVVKQKTPIARVYDGDRSFYIDYEGNKMPLSDNYTARVPLVSGAINKKNNEDLAALFRTIYDDAFLKKNIIAIQIMPNGSLKMFNRNYNYFIDFGRTMNVDKKFNNYKAFFQKAVLDSSLYKYNKIDLRFTEQVVCTK; from the coding sequence ATGAAACTATTTAATTGGACAAATATTCGTTTGATACTCATTTTGGCGCTGGTTATTTTTTTATATTCCTTCGCTCAACATCGAAATGGGGATCGAAAATTAAAAAAATCCATGGTCGTTTTTGTAGGAGAAAATACGCTTTTTGTGAAGCCGGAAACGGTTAATAAATTGTTGATAGAAAATAAAAGAGACGCTTCCAGTATTAGAAAAGATGAGTTAGATTTGAATAAGATAGAGAAAACCCTCAACGAACAAGACATGATTGAAAAGTCAGATGTTTTTGTAAGTATCGATGGCGTTCTAAAAGCAGTAGTAAAACAGAAGACACCAATAGCAAGAGTTTATGATGGTGATCGATCTTTTTATATTGACTATGAGGGGAATAAAATGCCCTTGTCGGACAATTATACTGCAAGAGTTCCTCTTGTTTCGGGGGCAATTAATAAAAAAAATAACGAAGATTTAGCTGCTTTATTTCGCACAATTTATGACGATGCGTTTTTGAAAAAAAACATCATTGCAATACAAATTATGCCTAATGGCAGCTTAAAAATGTTTAATAGAAACTATAATTACTTCATCGATTTTGGCAGAACGATGAATGTTGATAAGAAATTTAATAACTATAAAGCCTTTTTTCAAAAAGCAGTTTTAGATAGTTCGTTATACAAATACAATAAAATTGACCTTAGGTTTACGGAACAAGTAGTTTGCACAAAATAA
- the murC gene encoding UDP-N-acetylmuramate--L-alanine ligase encodes MNLNQIQNVYFIGIGGIGMSALARYFKNIGKQVSGYDKTPSMLTSELIESGIDIHFEDNIGLIPKDYYTENTLVIITPAVPKTHSEWNYFTERDYVVKKRAEVLGIITKDTFCFAVAGTHGKTTTSSILGHILYESGADVTAFVGGIVENYNSNLIGEGKTVTVVEADEFDRSFLHLHPNIACITSMDADHLDIYGTSDAIEASFVEFASKVEDKNKLFITKELPLEGVQCAINEEAVYKAFNVRIDNGSYVFDVQTPSEVITDLRFGLPGKHNLMNGLMAIAMAKTFGTPTDSIAKAIASFNGIRRRFSYQIKSENLVYIDDYAHHPTEINAVHQAVRELYPGRKVLAIFQPHLFSRTRDFADGFAESLSAFDEVFLMDIYPARELPMEGITSEWLLGKMTNSNKKIVAKEDLLAEIKASDAPIIVTIGAGDLGEMVPSIKKMLNETI; translated from the coding sequence ATGAATTTAAATCAAATACAGAACGTTTATTTTATTGGTATTGGAGGTATCGGAATGAGTGCCCTGGCCCGCTATTTTAAAAATATTGGGAAACAGGTTTCCGGTTACGATAAGACACCATCTATGCTGACAAGCGAGTTGATTGAAAGCGGTATTGATATTCATTTTGAAGATAATATTGGTTTAATTCCAAAGGATTATTATACCGAGAATACACTGGTGATTATTACACCGGCTGTACCCAAAACACATTCTGAGTGGAATTATTTTACAGAAAGAGATTATGTGGTTAAGAAACGTGCTGAAGTTTTAGGGATTATCACTAAAGATACGTTTTGTTTTGCTGTGGCGGGAACACATGGAAAAACCACAACCTCAAGTATTTTGGGGCATATACTGTATGAAAGCGGAGCAGATGTAACCGCTTTTGTGGGAGGGATTGTAGAGAATTACAATTCGAATTTAATTGGAGAAGGGAAAACGGTTACCGTAGTGGAAGCAGATGAATTCGACCGTTCGTTCTTGCACCTGCACCCTAATATTGCCTGTATCACTTCAATGGATGCAGATCATTTGGATATTTACGGAACCAGTGATGCAATTGAGGCTTCATTTGTGGAATTTGCATCAAAAGTAGAAGATAAAAATAAGCTCTTTATAACCAAAGAATTACCTCTTGAAGGAGTTCAGTGCGCTATAAACGAAGAAGCGGTATATAAGGCCTTTAATGTTCGTATCGACAACGGAAGCTATGTTTTTGATGTGCAGACACCATCAGAAGTGATAACAGACCTGCGTTTCGGATTGCCGGGGAAACACAATTTAATGAATGGACTGATGGCTATTGCAATGGCCAAAACGTTCGGCACCCCGACCGACTCCATTGCAAAGGCCATTGCTTCATTCAACGGAATCAGAAGACGTTTTTCTTATCAGATTAAATCTGAAAATTTAGTTTATATAGACGATTATGCACATCATCCAACTGAGATAAATGCAGTGCATCAGGCAGTTAGGGAGTTGTATCCGGGACGTAAAGTACTGGCCATTTTCCAGCCGCATTTGTTCAGCAGAACCAGAGATTTTGCAGATGGATTTGCGGAGAGCTTATCGGCATTTGATGAAGTGTTTTTGATGGATATTTATCCGGCACGTGAATTACCGATGGAAGGAATTACATCGGAATGGCTGTTGGGAAAAATGACAAATTCGAACAAAAAAATTGTTGCAAAAGAGGATTTATTAGCGGAGATCAAAGCCAGTGATGCGCCAATAATTGTGACAATAGGAGCTGGTGATCTTGGTGAGATGGTTCCTTCAATTAAAAAAATGCTGAATGAAACTATTTAA
- the ftsZ gene encoding cell division protein FtsZ — MMSNSEFGSISFDLPKNQSNVIKVIGVGGGGSNAINHMFKQGIKGVDFIVCNTDSQALQNSSVPNKIQLGMNLTEGLGAGANPDVGQQSAIESIADIEKMLDRGTKMVFITAGMGGGTGTGAAPVIAQLAKEREILTVGIVTIPFQFEGKVRQEQALLGIEKLRKQVDSLIVINNNKLREVYGNLGFKAGFSKADEVLATASRGIAEVITHHYTQNIDLRDAKTVLSNSGTAIMGSSVAEGENRAKEAIIAALDSPLLNDNKITGAKNVLLLIVSGSNEITLDEIGEINDHIQAEAGYNANIIMGVGEDEALGEAIAVTIIATGFDVEQQNDIVNTEPKKIIHTLEDEQRSVHNLTNKSVTSFDLTIDTPTSKSEEKIVFDLMDDEDTVAPVTSAPVVPFEVAPVAATPTMNQEELVVMSEFIKNLDVTFEIVSPITDIDFTITNPQAEAFQDIKPVQQVQQRTFEREEQTTFSFDLPIFRSEPEVKREPVVEENKVLFELTNETRNIKVNDPVSFVPVTELSDKGVIKYSLEEYMEVENDLMKSKPVEKVAEEVIPAELNITMKPRPDFAVEPDYSTTANVSPMELTIEETLRLRAEERRKKLKEFNYKFHNNVSRIDELEKEPAYKRLGIDLSNSQANNTNSRISVGTDSNNDLQLRSNNSFLHDNVD, encoded by the coding sequence ATGATGAGCAACTCAGAATTTGGAAGCATTTCATTTGATTTACCAAAAAACCAGTCAAATGTAATCAAAGTAATAGGTGTAGGTGGAGGTGGTAGTAATGCTATCAACCATATGTTTAAACAAGGTATTAAAGGCGTAGATTTTATCGTTTGTAATACCGATTCACAGGCACTGCAGAACAGTTCGGTACCTAATAAGATTCAGTTAGGAATGAACTTAACAGAAGGTCTTGGAGCAGGAGCAAATCCTGATGTAGGACAGCAATCTGCTATAGAAAGTATCGCTGATATCGAAAAAATGTTAGACCGTGGTACTAAGATGGTATTTATTACCGCTGGTATGGGTGGTGGAACAGGTACAGGTGCAGCTCCGGTAATTGCACAGTTAGCAAAAGAAAGAGAAATCCTGACTGTTGGTATTGTGACTATTCCTTTTCAGTTTGAAGGGAAAGTACGTCAGGAGCAGGCACTTTTAGGAATTGAGAAATTGCGTAAGCAGGTCGATTCATTAATCGTGATCAACAATAATAAATTAAGAGAAGTATACGGAAATCTTGGTTTTAAAGCCGGATTCTCAAAAGCGGATGAAGTTTTGGCAACAGCCTCAAGAGGTATTGCCGAAGTAATTACGCACCACTATACTCAAAATATCGATTTACGTGATGCTAAAACTGTTCTTTCGAACAGTGGAACAGCGATCATGGGATCTTCTGTTGCAGAGGGTGAGAACAGAGCTAAGGAAGCTATTATCGCTGCATTGGACTCTCCGTTGTTGAACGATAATAAAATTACAGGAGCCAAAAACGTATTGTTGCTTATCGTTTCTGGATCTAATGAAATTACTTTGGATGAAATTGGGGAAATCAACGATCATATTCAGGCTGAAGCAGGTTACAACGCAAATATTATCATGGGAGTTGGTGAAGACGAAGCTCTTGGTGAGGCTATTGCCGTAACGATTATTGCAACAGGTTTTGACGTTGAACAGCAAAATGACATCGTTAATACAGAACCTAAAAAGATCATTCATACTTTAGAAGATGAGCAAAGAAGTGTTCATAATCTAACCAATAAATCAGTTACTTCCTTTGATTTAACAATTGATACGCCAACCAGCAAATCAGAAGAGAAAATTGTTTTTGATTTAATGGACGATGAAGATACGGTTGCTCCCGTAACTTCTGCTCCGGTTGTACCATTTGAAGTTGCTCCGGTGGCAGCTACTCCAACTATGAATCAGGAAGAATTGGTAGTGATGTCTGAGTTTATCAAAAATCTGGATGTTACGTTTGAAATCGTTTCACCGATAACAGATATCGATTTTACGATTACAAATCCGCAGGCAGAAGCTTTTCAGGACATAAAACCTGTTCAGCAAGTGCAGCAAAGAACATTCGAAAGAGAAGAACAAACTACATTCTCTTTTGATTTGCCAATTTTCAGATCAGAGCCTGAAGTTAAAAGAGAGCCGGTTGTAGAAGAGAATAAAGTTTTATTCGAATTAACAAACGAAACCCGTAATATTAAAGTAAATGATCCGGTTTCATTTGTACCGGTTACTGAGCTTTCTGATAAAGGAGTTATCAAGTATTCTTTAGAGGAGTACATGGAAGTTGAAAACGATTTAATGAAGTCGAAACCGGTTGAAAAAGTGGCAGAAGAAGTAATTCCGGCGGAATTAAATATCACCATGAAACCAAGACCTGATTTCGCTGTTGAACCGGATTACTCTACAACAGCTAACGTTTCTCCAATGGAATTGACAATTGAAGAGACTTTGCGTTTAAGAGCCGAAGAAAGAAGAAAAAAATTAAAAGAATTTAATTATAAATTCCATAATAATGTGTCCAGAATTGATGAATTGGAGAAAGAGCCTGCCTACAAAAGATTAGGTATCGATTTGTCTAATTCACAAGCAAACAACACAAATTCAAGAATTTCGGTTGGAACAGACAGTAACAACGATTTGCAATTGCGTTCAAACAATTCGTTTTTGCACGATAACGTAGACTAG
- a CDS encoding GyrI-like domain-containing protein produces the protein MTKEESIKEYYFRINKSIDYIKENLHEELSLEKLAALSSFSKFHFHRIFKSVTGITINEFIKNAKIERALFFLMNNPSMTISEIANDCGFLSVSSFSRSFREVRQMTPSEWREQYKNSNIRITDSNIGKMQSEIESYLALKLNNLKNIEMSEITKLDFEVKNLEAFNVIYIRNLNIHRHDSETFEEMFKKLFSWATPRNLVNFPETKALTVYRSNANLSGMLQADVCLSVPEKIVGEGIIGNTTISGGLYAIFHKEGPMSECFKTWNYIYEVWFEENGYQPDNRNFFLSHLNDPKLHPENLHIIDIYIPIKLL, from the coding sequence ATGACAAAGGAAGAGTCTATTAAAGAGTATTATTTCAGAATTAATAAAAGTATAGATTATATTAAAGAAAATCTTCATGAAGAACTTTCTTTAGAAAAACTGGCCGCTCTTTCCAGCTTTTCAAAGTTTCATTTTCATAGAATTTTTAAGTCCGTTACAGGAATAACAATCAATGAATTTATTAAAAATGCAAAGATAGAGAGGGCACTGTTTTTCCTGATGAATAATCCGTCAATGACAATTAGTGAAATAGCCAATGATTGTGGTTTTTTGAGTGTTTCCTCTTTTTCAAGAAGTTTTCGTGAAGTCAGACAGATGACACCAAGCGAATGGCGGGAACAGTATAAAAATAGCAATATTCGTATAACAGATAGCAATATTGGAAAAATGCAGTCTGAAATCGAAAGCTACCTTGCACTCAAATTAAATAATTTAAAAAATATTGAAATGAGTGAAATTACGAAACTTGATTTTGAAGTTAAAAACCTTGAGGCATTTAATGTTATTTACATCAGAAATCTCAATATCCACCGTCATGATAGTGAAACATTTGAAGAGATGTTTAAAAAGCTTTTTAGCTGGGCTACTCCAAGAAATTTAGTGAATTTCCCTGAAACTAAAGCATTAACGGTTTATAGAAGTAATGCTAATTTATCAGGAATGCTTCAGGCTGACGTTTGTTTGTCTGTTCCTGAGAAAATAGTAGGAGAAGGTATAATAGGTAATACAACAATAAGTGGAGGGTTATATGCCATTTTTCATAAAGAAGGACCAATGTCAGAATGCTTTAAAACCTGGAATTATATATACGAAGTTTGGTTTGAGGAAAATGGTTATCAGCCCGATAATAGAAATTTCTTTTTAAGCCATTTAAATGATCCTAAATTGCATCCGGAGAACCTTCATATTATTGATATCTATATACCTATAAAATTACTGTAG
- a CDS encoding DUF962 domain-containing protein produces MRTLEQWFDEYAVSHQNPKNKAIHYICVPAIYFSIVGLLMSIPSDFISNILKLNAPVLENWAAIVLIFVLLFYIRLSVTMALKIAVFSAICLVVNYYIGQVFPLWIFSIGVFVVAWIGQFYGHNIEGKKPSFLKDLQFLMIGPAWVVENLFSKK; encoded by the coding sequence ATGAGAACATTAGAACAATGGTTTGATGAATACGCAGTAAGTCATCAGAACCCAAAGAATAAGGCGATTCATTATATTTGTGTACCAGCGATCTACTTTTCGATAGTTGGACTGTTAATGAGTATTCCAAGTGATTTTATCTCCAATATCTTAAAACTGAACGCTCCTGTTCTGGAAAACTGGGCTGCTATTGTTTTAATTTTTGTACTTCTTTTTTACATTCGTCTGTCAGTAACCATGGCTTTGAAGATTGCTGTTTTTTCAGCAATTTGTCTGGTTGTCAATTACTATATCGGACAAGTTTTTCCATTGTGGATATTTTCTATTGGCGTATTTGTAGTTGCCTGGATCGGTCAATTTTACGGACATAATATCGAAGGAAAAAAGCCTTCTTTTTTGAAAGATCTTCAATTTCTAATGATTGGCCCCGCCTGGGTTGTAGAGAATTTATTTTCCAAAAAATAA